One region of Armigeres subalbatus isolate Guangzhou_Male chromosome 3, GZ_Asu_2, whole genome shotgun sequence genomic DNA includes:
- the LOC134227582 gene encoding probable enoyl-CoA hydratase, mitochondrial: MANIGKIFASRACILAKAANANNARFYCSASPATYEFIKTELVGEKKNVALITLNRPKALNALCKGLMNEVSQALDQYDSDDNVGAIVITGSEKAFAAGADIKEMQNNTYAKCITGNFLNNWTSVAKAQKPVIAAVNGYALGGGCEFAMMCDIIYAGDKAKFGQPEIALGTIPGAGGTQRTARVIGKSKAMEMCLTGNMINAEEAERSGLVSKVFPADKVVGEAVKLGEKISSFSPLIVQLCKEAVNTAYETTLNEGLKFERRHFHATFSTKDRQEGMTAFVEKRAPKFINE; encoded by the exons ATGGCCAACATTGGAAAGATTTTTGCCTCTCGCGCCTGCATTTTGGCCAAAGCAGCCAATGCCAACAATGCTCGCTTCTACTGCAGCG CTTCCCCGGCGACATATGAGTTCATCAAAACCGAACTTGTCGGCGAAAAGAAGAATGTCGCACTGATCACACTGAACCGCCCGAAAGCCCTGAATGCACTGTGCAAGGGACTGATGAACGAAGTCAGCCAGGCTCTGGATCAGTACGACAGCGATGACAATGTTGGAGCCATCGTCATCACTGGCAGCGAGAAGGCCTTCGCAGCTGGTGCTGACATCAAGGAGATGCAGAACAACACCTATGCCAAGTGTATCACCGGAAACTTCCTGAACAACTGGACTAGCGTCGCCAAGGCCCAGAAGCCGGTCATTGCTGCCGTCAATGGATACGCTTTGGGCGGTGGATGCGAGTTCGCCATGATGTGCGATATCATCTACGCCGGAGATAAGGCCAAGTTCGGTCAGCCGGAAATCGCCCTCGGAACTATTCCCGGAGCTGGCGGTACCCAGCGCACTGCCCGTGTTATCGGCAAGTCCAAGGCCATGGAGATGTGCTTGACCGGTAACATGATCAACGCTGAGGAAGCTGAACGTTCTGGACTGGTCAGCAAAGTTTTCCCGGCTGACAAGGTGGTCGGTGAGGCCGTCAAGCTTGGAGAGAAGATCTCTTCGTTCTCGCCACTGATTGTGCAGCTGTGCAAGGAAGCCGTCAACACTGCTTATGAAACCACACTGAATGAAGGACTGAAGTTCGAGAGACGTCACTTCCATGCCACCTTCTCCACCAAGGATCGCCAAGAAGGAATGACCGCATTCGTTGAGAAGCGTGCTCCCAAATTCATTAATGAATAA